From a region of the Burkholderia sp. PAMC 26561 genome:
- a CDS encoding alpha/beta fold hydrolase yields the protein MEIKSNGTRIHVTQRGSGELTLVFLHYYGGSSRTWDWVASELSDRYRTVATDHRGWGDSEAPADGYGIADLAADAEGVIEALGLQRYVLVGHSMGGKVAQLIASRRPSGLEGLVLVSPSPPSPMLLSDEQRATLAGAYQSRESVEFVIDHVLTARSLDAARREQVIEDSLRGAPQAKAAWPNVAMREDITAAMASIDAPTMVISGELDQVDPVATLQAQLLPRIPHAAMHVLPGTGHLSPLEAPAEVAQLIARFVAAIEGESVVLALQDMTP from the coding sequence ATGGAAATCAAGTCGAACGGTACGCGAATCCACGTCACGCAGCGCGGCAGCGGCGAGTTGACGCTGGTGTTCCTGCATTACTACGGCGGCTCGTCGCGCACATGGGACTGGGTAGCAAGTGAATTGTCCGACCGCTATAGAACCGTCGCCACCGATCACCGCGGCTGGGGTGATTCCGAGGCGCCCGCCGACGGCTACGGCATCGCCGACCTTGCCGCCGACGCCGAAGGCGTCATCGAAGCACTGGGGCTGCAGCGCTACGTTCTGGTCGGCCATTCGATGGGCGGGAAGGTTGCTCAACTTATCGCATCGCGTCGGCCGAGCGGGCTCGAAGGCCTTGTACTCGTCTCGCCATCGCCTCCGTCGCCGATGCTCCTTTCCGACGAGCAACGTGCGACGTTGGCCGGCGCGTATCAATCGCGCGAATCGGTTGAATTCGTGATCGATCACGTCCTGACCGCACGATCGCTCGACGCCGCTCGCCGCGAGCAAGTCATCGAGGACAGCCTGAGGGGCGCACCGCAGGCGAAGGCAGCCTGGCCAAACGTGGCCATGCGCGAAGACATTACAGCAGCGATGGCGTCAATCGACGCGCCGACCATGGTCATCTCAGGCGAGCTTGACCAGGTCGATCCCGTCGCAACACTGCAGGCGCAATTGTTGCCTCGCATCCCGCACGCGGCGATGCACGTCCTGCCCGGAACGGGGCACTTGTCGCCGCTGGAGGCGCCCGCCGAGGTGGCGCAACTCATTGCGCGATTCGTCGCTGCGATTGAGGGCGAGTCCGTCGTGTTGGCCCTTCAGGATATGACGCCGTAA
- a CDS encoding MBL fold metallo-hydrolase, with product MNKPSIAAIPILPFGMVHCHLIVGARGCVLVDTGTPGSEEKIGRALMEHGRGFRDVTLIVVTHAHTDHAGSAARLRELTGAPILAHAGDLDYYERRKEMTYCVAHWWGPLFLRSGLPREPYLPFTPDILLQDDASFDLSPYGIDGVARHTPGHTAGSVSVELGSGDALVGDLVASGVFLGGLVRKGHAMRPPFEDDPQAVSGELIGMVDAGMQRFHMGHGGPLNAAEVRRHALSLRKQKPGRKYGMEAGVCTCASHKLAEVVD from the coding sequence ATGAACAAACCTTCCATCGCTGCGATTCCTATCCTGCCGTTCGGCATGGTCCACTGCCACCTGATCGTCGGTGCAAGGGGCTGCGTCCTCGTCGATACCGGCACGCCAGGATCGGAGGAAAAGATTGGCCGCGCTCTGATGGAGCACGGTCGCGGATTCCGAGATGTGACGCTGATCGTGGTCACTCATGCGCACACGGATCATGCCGGTTCGGCTGCACGATTGCGTGAACTGACGGGCGCACCAATCCTGGCTCATGCCGGAGATCTGGACTATTACGAGCGGCGCAAGGAGATGACATACTGCGTCGCGCACTGGTGGGGCCCGCTCTTCTTGCGCTCTGGCTTACCCCGCGAACCGTACTTGCCGTTCACGCCTGACATCCTGCTGCAGGACGATGCCAGCTTTGATCTGAGCCCTTACGGAATCGACGGCGTGGCAAGGCACACCCCAGGCCACACGGCCGGCTCCGTGTCGGTCGAACTGGGCAGTGGAGACGCGTTGGTCGGCGACCTCGTCGCATCTGGAGTCTTTCTTGGGGGATTGGTACGCAAGGGACACGCCATGCGCCCCCCCTTCGAAGATGACCCGCAAGCTGTCAGCGGGGAATTGATAGGAATGGTGGACGCGGGTATGCAACGCTTTCATATGGGCCATGGCGGCCCTCTGAATGCTGCGGAAGTGCGCCGGCATGCTCTCTCGTTGCGGAAGCAGAAGCCCGGGCGCAAATACGGGATGGAGGCTGGCGTGTGTACGTGTGCCAGCCACAAGCTCGCTGAGGTTGTCGATTAA
- a CDS encoding ABC transporter substrate-binding protein has protein sequence MNPYPLTGTGCTSRTIVRAAACVFASLFLAQVARGEDPSKVPNVKADAALAAAVPKFYRDRGTLLAGVNPDVVPIKFVDDDGNIAGFTPDLLSAAAAVLNLKLELVQSSFDALIPGLNANRFDVLLSLSDFTSRHTVVTFVDYLNMGDTIVASPARNVSMKSLDDLCGLQVALPRGSASGQASAKISDACIKAGKKPLTVATYPDSNMTLLSLSTGVSEVAWVDSPVGYYNASKTPAKYKVVYFNPLAPYGIGFGVDEKGKQLASSVQQALLKLQKDGVYDALLKKWGLSSRDGKPLFPINGGKL, from the coding sequence ATGAATCCTTACCCTCTGACCGGCACAGGATGCACGTCCCGGACCATCGTCCGGGCGGCGGCGTGTGTCTTCGCCTCGCTGTTTCTCGCTCAAGTTGCCCGGGGCGAGGACCCATCCAAGGTTCCGAACGTCAAGGCCGATGCCGCGCTCGCGGCGGCCGTGCCGAAGTTTTATCGTGATCGCGGAACGTTGCTCGCAGGAGTCAATCCTGATGTCGTGCCGATCAAGTTCGTAGATGACGATGGCAATATCGCCGGCTTTACACCAGACCTCTTGTCTGCTGCCGCCGCCGTGCTGAACCTGAAGCTCGAGCTCGTTCAGTCGTCTTTCGACGCGCTGATCCCCGGGCTGAATGCAAATCGCTTTGACGTGTTGCTGTCGCTTTCCGATTTCACGTCCCGGCACACGGTCGTTACGTTCGTCGATTACCTGAACATGGGCGACACCATCGTCGCGTCGCCGGCGAGGAATGTGTCAATGAAGTCGCTCGATGACCTGTGTGGCCTCCAGGTTGCGCTACCGCGTGGCTCGGCTTCGGGACAGGCAAGTGCCAAGATCAGCGACGCATGTATCAAAGCAGGAAAAAAGCCGCTTACGGTCGCGACCTATCCCGACTCCAATATGACACTGCTTTCGCTATCAACGGGCGTCAGCGAGGTGGCGTGGGTGGACTCGCCAGTGGGCTATTACAACGCCAGCAAAACGCCCGCAAAATACAAGGTCGTCTATTTCAATCCGCTGGCGCCATATGGCATCGGCTTTGGCGTCGATGAAAAGGGAAAGCAACTGGCGTCATCGGTTCAACAAGCGCTTTTGAAACTGCAGAAAGACGGTGTCTACGACGCGCTGCTTAAAAAGTGGGGATTGTCTTCCAGAGACGGAAAGCCGCTTTTTCCAATCAACGGTGGAAAGCTGTAG
- a CDS encoding flavin reductase family protein has protein sequence MPISTNVNADAFRHAMTCFASGVTAITTREAGLPSGMLATSVCSLSVDPATMLVCINKSASAHDVILRTKKFAVNLLSADQTAVAKRFTSSRGAERFEPGQWQDGSTGSPILIGAVVVFDCNLIAVHDGFTHSIMVGQLADATVNEDMATDCLLWHRRDFAQSTLRAA, from the coding sequence ATGCCCATATCGACCAATGTGAACGCTGACGCGTTCCGCCACGCAATGACGTGCTTTGCCAGCGGTGTCACGGCCATAACCACGCGAGAGGCCGGCTTGCCGTCGGGCATGCTCGCGACCTCGGTATGCAGCCTGTCCGTAGATCCCGCGACCATGCTGGTCTGCATCAACAAGTCAGCGTCCGCGCATGATGTCATTTTACGAACCAAGAAGTTTGCCGTGAACTTGCTGTCCGCAGATCAGACGGCGGTCGCGAAACGCTTCACATCGTCGCGCGGCGCGGAGCGTTTCGAACCGGGACAGTGGCAAGACGGCAGCACCGGTTCGCCCATCCTGATCGGGGCGGTCGTCGTATTCGATTGCAACCTGATCGCCGTACATGACGGTTTCACACATAGCATCATGGTGGGTCAGTTGGCGGATGCAACGGTCAATGAGGACATGGCGACGGATTGCCTTTTATGGCACAGGCGCGATTTCGCGCAGAGCACACTAAGAGCGGCGTAA
- a CDS encoding LLM class flavin-dependent oxidoreductase gives MEQDKMMRIGLSMRYLGYHMAAWRHPDVPAGGAIDFKYFLDSARKAEAAKLDMIFFADGIGVRASDTPKGSLTRDSKNAELEPLTLLAAIGAHTSNIGLVATASTTYNEPFHIARKYASLDHISGGRAGWNVVTSWSQQEAWNFSRDEHLGYEERYERADEFVDVVKKLWDSWEDDAFIRNKETGIFYEESKLHVANHKGKHFSVRGPLNSARTPQGRPIVVQAGAAEAGRELAAKNADVVYSASFDISSAQKYYADLKSRLGKYGRTADQMLIMPGLTTYVGKTRQEAQDKYDQLQELIDPLSGLAILHSTLGDLSGYDLDGPVPDIGSGAVSSIGGGLIEMARRENMTIRQLYKHRASGGRQLIGTAADIVDDMETWFKEGAADGFNLCPAILPNGLEDFVEFILPELRKRGLFRTEYASSTLRGNLGLKPLQFGD, from the coding sequence ATGGAACAAGACAAAATGATGCGGATTGGCCTGTCGATGCGTTACCTCGGCTATCACATGGCTGCCTGGCGGCACCCTGATGTGCCTGCAGGCGGTGCGATCGATTTCAAATATTTCCTCGATAGCGCCCGCAAGGCTGAAGCAGCGAAGCTCGACATGATTTTCTTCGCCGACGGCATTGGTGTTCGCGCCTCCGATACACCAAAGGGTTCGCTGACCCGCGACTCGAAGAACGCAGAGCTCGAACCGCTCACCCTGCTCGCGGCCATCGGCGCCCACACATCGAATATCGGACTGGTGGCGACGGCCTCCACTACGTACAACGAACCGTTTCATATTGCCCGAAAATATGCATCCCTCGACCATATCAGTGGCGGCCGGGCCGGATGGAACGTGGTTACCTCCTGGTCCCAGCAGGAAGCGTGGAATTTCAGCCGCGATGAACACTTGGGCTATGAGGAGCGCTACGAGCGGGCCGATGAATTCGTCGATGTTGTCAAGAAGCTATGGGATAGCTGGGAAGACGATGCATTCATTCGCAACAAGGAAACAGGTATCTTCTATGAGGAGTCGAAGCTGCATGTTGCGAATCACAAGGGCAAGCACTTCAGCGTCCGGGGACCGTTGAATTCGGCTCGCACGCCCCAGGGCCGGCCTATAGTCGTTCAAGCGGGTGCGGCCGAAGCGGGACGCGAGCTTGCAGCCAAAAATGCCGACGTCGTGTACAGCGCCTCTTTCGATATATCGTCGGCACAGAAATACTATGCAGACCTAAAGAGCCGTCTGGGAAAATACGGGAGGACGGCCGACCAGATGCTGATCATGCCAGGCCTTACAACCTATGTCGGGAAGACAAGACAGGAGGCGCAGGACAAGTACGATCAGTTGCAGGAGCTCATCGATCCGTTGAGCGGCCTCGCAATCCTGCACAGCACGCTCGGCGACCTTTCCGGGTATGACCTGGATGGACCCGTTCCAGATATCGGTTCGGGCGCGGTCAGCAGCATTGGGGGCGGACTTATCGAAATGGCCCGGCGCGAAAACATGACAATTCGCCAGTTGTACAAGCATAGAGCTTCGGGTGGTCGGCAGCTCATTGGAACAGCGGCGGATATCGTGGACGACATGGAGACTTGGTTCAAGGAAGGCGCGGCCGACGGCTTCAACCTTTGCCCGGCTATTTTGCCGAACGGCCTGGAAGACTTTGTTGAATTCATCCTCCCTGAGCTGCGCAAACGTGGCCTGTTCCGGACCGAGTATGCGTCGAGTACGCTGCGCGGAAACCTCGGACTCAAGCCGCTCCAGTTCGGCGACTAA
- a CDS encoding amino acid ABC transporter ATP-binding protein, which translates to MDASSIARNATGSGNPLLQIQTATKQFGAFTALDAIDFSLDKGEVVAIIGPSGSGKSTLLRCINMLELIDSGTVTFKGEVLGTEIRGNRRIRLPKKELDRQRRYFGMVFQGFHLFPHYSALDNVIAGPRIVGREARKDVIERGRALLARVGLADKMKHYPAQLSGGQKQRVAIARALAMEPEVMLFDEPTSALDPELVNEVLDVMKGLAISGTTMIVVTHEMEFARKVSNRVVFMDGGRIVDQGSPAHIFNGGGTERTRRFISNMPV; encoded by the coding sequence ATGGACGCCTCCAGCATTGCCAGGAATGCAACCGGGTCGGGCAACCCACTGCTCCAGATCCAGACGGCCACCAAGCAGTTTGGTGCGTTCACCGCGCTTGACGCGATCGATTTCTCACTGGACAAAGGGGAAGTGGTCGCCATCATCGGCCCATCGGGTTCGGGCAAGAGCACGCTCCTTCGCTGTATCAACATGCTCGAACTGATCGACTCGGGCACGGTGACCTTCAAGGGCGAAGTGCTTGGCACCGAAATACGCGGCAATCGCCGCATCCGTTTGCCCAAGAAAGAACTCGACCGGCAACGACGCTATTTCGGCATGGTGTTCCAGGGCTTTCACCTGTTTCCCCATTACTCTGCGCTTGACAATGTCATCGCTGGACCTCGCATTGTCGGCCGAGAAGCAAGAAAGGACGTGATCGAGCGGGGACGCGCGCTACTCGCGCGGGTGGGCCTGGCCGACAAGATGAAGCACTACCCCGCGCAACTTTCGGGCGGACAGAAGCAGCGAGTGGCAATCGCACGGGCGCTCGCCATGGAGCCGGAGGTCATGCTCTTTGACGAGCCGACCAGCGCGCTTGATCCCGAGCTCGTGAACGAAGTACTCGACGTCATGAAAGGGCTGGCGATTTCCGGCACCACCATGATCGTCGTGACGCATGAAATGGAATTTGCCCGCAAGGTATCGAACCGCGTGGTCTTCATGGACGGCGGACGGATCGTCGACCAGGGCTCGCCCGCGCATATTTTCAACGGCGGCGGCACCGAACGCACCCGGCGCTTCATTTCGAATATGCCCGTTTGA
- a CDS encoding amino acid ABC transporter permease, which yields MNQNADYQQEQFMAGMNQQGEPPADLRIHARPKKSDWLWYGLFAIAMVLFYQLVIDNPRWQWDVVAHYLFNKRVLGGLANTLVLTALASVLGLILGAVIAACRMADNLVLRAAGYFYIWIIRATPTLAMLLFLFFLSALVPRLYLPIPFLHATLFDIDTNTVISRFSAAIIGLAMYLGGHSAEIFRGGLASVDKGQREACKAMGMSDFRMMFHVVVPQAVRIIIPPLANELITMFKNTSLASVIGYVELLTTVQLIYSTNFETIPLLTVACLWYLVLTSLAMCGQSLLERRFGKGV from the coding sequence ATGAATCAAAACGCCGACTATCAACAGGAGCAGTTCATGGCGGGTATGAACCAGCAAGGCGAGCCTCCCGCTGACCTGCGCATTCACGCGCGACCGAAGAAATCGGACTGGCTCTGGTATGGACTGTTCGCTATTGCGATGGTCCTTTTCTATCAACTGGTTATAGATAACCCCCGCTGGCAGTGGGACGTCGTTGCGCACTACCTGTTCAATAAACGCGTGCTTGGCGGGCTGGCTAATACGCTGGTCCTGACGGCGCTGGCGAGCGTGCTCGGCCTGATCCTGGGCGCTGTCATTGCTGCGTGCCGCATGGCGGACAATCTCGTGTTGCGCGCTGCGGGCTATTTTTATATCTGGATCATCCGGGCTACGCCGACGCTTGCCATGCTGCTGTTCCTGTTCTTCCTGTCGGCTCTCGTTCCGCGCCTGTATCTCCCCATACCGTTCCTGCACGCGACTCTGTTCGATATCGACACGAATACTGTGATCTCGCGTTTCAGCGCGGCGATCATTGGCCTGGCGATGTATCTCGGCGGACATAGCGCTGAGATTTTTCGCGGAGGCCTTGCATCTGTCGACAAAGGTCAGCGTGAAGCGTGCAAGGCGATGGGCATGAGCGACTTTCGCATGATGTTTCACGTGGTCGTGCCGCAAGCCGTGCGCATCATCATTCCGCCGCTTGCGAACGAACTCATCACCATGTTCAAGAATACGTCGCTCGCCTCGGTGATCGGCTACGTGGAACTGCTCACAACAGTGCAACTGATTTATTCGACCAACTTCGAGACGATTCCATTGCTTACCGTTGCATGCCTCTGGTACCTGGTGCTCACCAGTCTCGCCATGTGCGGACAAAGTCTTCTTGAACGCCGTTTTGGAAAGGGAGTCTAG
- a CDS encoding LysR substrate-binding domain-containing protein, with amino-acid sequence MKIRQLEAFRAVMLYQTVTLASEMLHISQPATTRLLADLESSLRFKLFDRVKGRLIPTVEAQTLYEEVQRSLAGVDRIARVADEIRDMRHGTLQVAAAPAIALSFLPHAISDYLKTRPEAHIALAVHSSRSVVDRVIGQRCDVGFAILSMNHASAHGERLISVRMVCALPAGHRLCALDTITPTDLAGERFVAHPRSVESRLRMDALFAAHGVEMKAQMECQLGHAICAFIEAGAGVSVIDAISAWGYRGSGVVFKPFEPSLVTDFALLTPSQRPAPLLLKPFVAHVREFAIAELGPAVLVA; translated from the coding sequence GTGAAAATTCGACAACTCGAGGCTTTCCGGGCGGTCATGCTGTATCAGACGGTGACGCTTGCCAGCGAGATGCTTCACATATCGCAACCGGCCACGACACGTCTTCTCGCCGATCTGGAAAGCTCGTTGAGGTTCAAGCTGTTCGACCGCGTCAAGGGACGCCTTATTCCAACGGTAGAAGCGCAAACGCTTTACGAGGAAGTACAACGCTCGCTCGCGGGAGTCGATCGCATCGCGCGGGTAGCGGATGAAATCAGGGACATGCGGCACGGGACATTGCAGGTTGCGGCCGCGCCCGCGATTGCGCTCTCGTTTTTGCCGCACGCCATTTCGGATTACTTGAAGACGCGCCCGGAGGCCCATATTGCGCTGGCGGTCCACTCCTCACGCTCGGTCGTGGACAGGGTGATCGGTCAGCGCTGCGATGTCGGCTTCGCAATCCTTTCCATGAACCACGCGTCCGCGCATGGCGAGCGGCTGATCTCCGTGCGGATGGTGTGTGCATTGCCGGCGGGGCACCGCCTATGCGCACTCGATACCATTACGCCGACTGATCTGGCCGGTGAGCGTTTTGTAGCGCATCCACGCAGTGTGGAGTCCAGATTGCGGATGGACGCGCTGTTTGCAGCGCATGGCGTAGAGATGAAGGCGCAGATGGAATGCCAGTTGGGTCATGCGATTTGCGCGTTCATTGAGGCTGGCGCAGGTGTTTCTGTAATCGACGCGATCAGTGCATGGGGGTATCGGGGCTCAGGCGTTGTGTTCAAGCCGTTTGAGCCTTCGCTCGTGACGGATTTCGCGTTGCTCACGCCATCCCAACGGCCGGCTCCGTTGTTGCTGAAGCCATTCGTCGCTCATGTCCGCGAGTTTGCAATTGCGGAGTTGGGTCCCGCGGTTCTTGTGGCGTGA
- a CDS encoding OsmC domain/YcaO domain-containing protein, whose translation MEIKVNFLDKLRLEAKFDDFTVVADQPIRYKGDGSAPGPFDYFLASSALCAAYFVKLYCVTRNIPTENIRLSQNNIVDPENRYQQIFKIQVELPADISAKDRQGILRSIDRCTVKKVVQAGPEFVIEEVENLDADAQALLTLKPAADASTYIAGKDLPLEETIANMSGVLAALGIKIEIASWRNLVPNVWSLHIRDAHSPMCFTNGKGSTKESALASALGEYIERLNCNHFYAGAFWGEDIADAAFVHYPNERWFKPGRKDALPAEVLDEYCLEIYNPDGELRGSHLIDTNSGNTRRGICSLPFVRHSDGKVVYFPSNLVENLYVSNGMSAGNTLAEAQVQCLSEIFERAVKREILEGEVALPDVPQEVLAKYPGILAGIQGLEEQGFPVLVKDASLGGVYPVMCVTLMNPRTGGVFASFGAHPSLEVALERSLTELLQGRSFEGLNELPRPTFASEAVTEPNNFVEHFIDSSGIVSWRFFSAKADFEFVEWDFSGYGENSNAEEAAALFGILEDMGKETYTAVYDQLGAVACRILVPGYSEIYPVEDLIWDNTNKGLLFRADVLNLHRLDDAGLAALLDRLENNELDEHSDIATLIGIEFDENTDWGQLTVLELKLLIHLALQQFEEAQELVGAFLQYNDNTVERGLFYQALNVVLEVLLDDDLELDDYVVNFRRMFGNARMDAVMGSVDGSVRFYGLTPTSLNLEGLDRHHRLIDSYKKLHKARASAAALAR comes from the coding sequence ATGGAAATTAAAGTCAACTTTCTCGATAAGCTGCGTCTCGAAGCGAAATTCGATGACTTCACGGTAGTAGCTGACCAGCCTATTCGCTATAAAGGCGACGGCTCGGCGCCTGGTCCCTTCGACTATTTCCTGGCCTCGTCGGCCCTGTGTGCAGCTTATTTCGTAAAGTTGTACTGCGTGACTCGCAATATTCCTACCGAAAATATCCGCCTGTCGCAAAATAATATTGTTGATCCGGAAAACCGGTACCAGCAGATTTTCAAGATTCAGGTCGAACTGCCGGCGGACATCTCTGCGAAAGATCGCCAGGGCATTTTGCGCTCCATCGACCGATGTACCGTGAAGAAAGTGGTCCAGGCCGGACCCGAGTTTGTTATCGAAGAGGTCGAGAACCTGGATGCCGATGCCCAGGCGTTGCTGACGCTGAAGCCGGCGGCTGACGCCAGTACCTACATTGCGGGCAAGGATCTGCCGTTGGAGGAGACCATTGCCAATATGTCCGGCGTCCTGGCGGCCTTGGGCATCAAGATTGAAATCGCTTCGTGGCGCAATCTTGTTCCCAATGTGTGGTCACTGCATATCCGTGATGCGCACTCGCCGATGTGTTTTACCAATGGCAAGGGCTCAACCAAGGAAAGCGCGCTGGCGTCGGCGTTGGGGGAATATATCGAGCGGCTTAATTGCAACCATTTCTACGCCGGCGCGTTCTGGGGCGAAGACATTGCCGATGCGGCGTTTGTCCATTATCCGAACGAACGCTGGTTCAAGCCTGGCCGCAAGGATGCGCTGCCGGCTGAAGTCCTGGATGAGTACTGTCTGGAAATCTACAATCCCGACGGCGAGCTACGTGGCTCGCATCTGATCGACACCAACTCCGGCAATACACGGCGCGGTATCTGTTCGCTGCCGTTTGTGCGGCATTCGGACGGCAAGGTGGTGTATTTCCCGTCGAACCTGGTAGAAAATTTGTATGTCAGCAATGGCATGAGTGCCGGGAACACGCTGGCCGAAGCGCAGGTGCAATGTCTGTCGGAAATTTTCGAGCGGGCGGTAAAGCGCGAAATCCTGGAAGGTGAAGTCGCATTGCCTGACGTGCCGCAGGAGGTGCTGGCGAAATACCCCGGCATTCTGGCCGGCATTCAGGGCTTGGAAGAGCAGGGCTTTCCGGTGCTGGTGAAGGATGCGTCGCTGGGAGGGGTGTATCCGGTAATGTGCGTCACTTTGATGAACCCGCGGACGGGCGGTGTTTTCGCGTCCTTCGGCGCGCATCCAAGCCTGGAGGTTGCGCTGGAGCGTAGTCTGACGGAGTTGCTGCAGGGCCGCAGTTTTGAAGGCCTGAACGAACTACCACGACCCACTTTTGCCAGTGAAGCCGTGACTGAGCCGAATAACTTTGTCGAGCACTTCATCGATTCCAGTGGCATCGTGTCATGGCGCTTTTTCAGCGCCAAAGCGGATTTCGAGTTTGTCGAGTGGGATTTTTCCGGTTACGGTGAAAACTCCAATGCCGAGGAAGCCGCAGCGTTGTTCGGCATTCTCGAAGACATGGGCAAAGAGACGTATACGGCGGTGTATGACCAACTGGGCGCCGTAGCCTGCCGGATTTTGGTGCCCGGGTATTCGGAAATTTATCCAGTAGAGGATCTGATCTGGGACAACACGAACAAGGGACTGTTGTTCCGCGCCGATGTCTTGAACTTGCATCGCCTGGACGATGCCGGCCTGGCAGCATTGCTTGACCGGTTGGAGAACAACGAGCTGGATGAGCACTCGGATATCGCCACTTTGATCGGTATCGAATTTGACGAGAATACGGACTGGGGACAGTTGACCGTTCTCGAGTTGAAGCTGCTGATTCATCTCGCCCTACAGCAATTCGAGGAGGCCCAGGAGCTGGTAGGTGCCTTCCTGCAGTACAACGACAACACGGTCGAGCGCGGATTGTTTTACCAGGCTTTGAACGTGGTGCTGGAGGTGCTGCTCGATGACGACCTGGAACTGGACGACTACGTGGTCAACTTCCGTCGAATGTTTGGCAACGCCCGGATGGACGCTGTAATGGGATCGGTAGACGGCAGCGTGCGGTTCTACGGTTTAACGCCGACGAGTTTGAATCTTGAGGGTCTCGACAGGCACCACCGCCTGATCGACAGCTACAAGAAATTGCATAAGGCGCGCGCCAGTGCGGCGGCTTTGGCGCGTTAG